The Primulina eburnea isolate SZY01 chromosome 6, ASM2296580v1, whole genome shotgun sequence genome contains a region encoding:
- the LOC140834711 gene encoding uncharacterized protein, with the protein MEETKHAHFVEIPVDEEHQQKLIHQHHPLAEISRSPGHFLLLKLWQREEDLRSRRLAMKESRMDSVKQEIFQLCCFFFIFHGLFFTILFTSSSADRQLGCRKWWIPCVLSLCCSTVIVFLVQFQLCRYWKMEGRLQKERTEGRGLTRCIQELRMKGESFDLFKEPQNGKRMKSSSVEIKWRPITWCTRYCATVCLVCFTGLVFPACRLILCA; encoded by the coding sequence ATGGAAGAAACGAAACATGCCCACTTCGTTGAAATCCCAGTCGACGAGGAGCATCAGCAAAAGCTGATCCATCAGCACCACCCGTTGGCGGAGATTTCACGAAGCCCAGGCCATTTCTTGCTTCTGAAGCTCTGGCAGAGAGAAGAAGATCTCCGCAGCCGTAGGCTAGCCATGAAAGAATCAAGAATGGATTCGGTCAAACAAGAAATCTTCCAACTCTGCtgtttcttcttcatttttcaTGGCCTTTTTTTTACAATTCTGTTCACATCTTCTTCGGCGGACCGTCAACTGGGTTGTAGAAAGTGGTGGATCCCATGTGTCTTATCTCTGTGTTGCTCTACCGTGATAGTTTTTCTTGTTCAGTTCCAGCTTTGCAGGTACTGGAAGATGGAAGGGCGGTTGCAGAAGGAAAGGACAGAGGGGCGGGGGCTGACTCGGTGTATTCAGGAGCTGAGGATGAAAGGAGAGAGTTTTGACCTGTTTAAAGAGCCTCAAAATGGGAAGAGAATGAAGAGTTCGAGTGTGGAGATTAAGTGGAGGCCAATTACTTGGTGCACTCGGTATTGTGCGACTGTTTGTCTTGTTTGTTTTACAGGTTTGGTATTTCCAGCATGCAGATTAATCCTTTGTGCTTAA
- the LOC140834708 gene encoding THO complex subunit 3 has product MEESLPFKNLHSREYQGHKKKVHSVAWNCTGTKLASGSVDQTARIWHIEPHGHSKAKDSELKGHADSVDQLCWDPKHADLIATASGDKTVRLWDARSAKCSQQVELSGENINITYKPDGTHIAVGNRDDELTILDVRKFKPIHKRKFNYEVNEIAWNMTGEIFFLTTGNGTVEILAYPSLKAVDTLMAHTAGCYCIAIDPLGRYFAVGSADSLVSLWDIKEMLCIHTFTKLEWPVRTLSFNHTGEFIASASEDLFIDISNVETGRSIYQIPCRAAMNSVEWNPKYNLLAYAGDDKNKYQADEGVFRIFGFENA; this is encoded by the exons ATGGAGGAATCACTGCCCTTCAAAAACCTCCACAGTAGGGAGTACCAAGGCCACAAGAAGAAG GTGCATTCGGTGGCGTGGAATTGCACGGGCACGAAACTAGCTTCAGGCTCTGTTGATCAGACTGCTCGAATATGGCACATTGAACCCCACGGTCAT AGCAAGGCTAAAGATAGCGAGCTAAAAGGCCATGCAGATAGTGTCGATCAGTTATGCTGGGATccaaaacatgctgatttgattgcaaCTGCATCAGGCGATAAGACAGTTCGCTTGTGGGATGCTCGTA GTGCAAAATGCTCACAGCAGGTAGAGCTAAGCGGGGAGAACATAAATATTACCTATAAGCCTGATGGCACTCATATAGCAGTCGGTAACAGG GATGATGAATTAACAATTTTGGATGTTCGCAAATTCAAGCCAATACATAAACGCAAGTTCAATTATGAG GTGAATGAGATTGCATGGAACATGACAGGAGAGATATTCTTTTTAACTACAGGGAATG GTACTGTAGAAATACTTGCATATCCATCCCTCAAGGCAGTTGACACACTTATGGCTCATACTGCTGGTTGCTATTGTATTGCGATTGACCCACTGGGAAG ATATTTTGCTGTTGGAAGTGCTGACTCATTGGTCAGTCTTTGGGATATTAAAGAAATGCTCTGTATCCACACATTCACTAAACTTGA ATGGCCTGTCCGGACATTGAGTTTCAACCACACTGGAGAATTTATTGCTTCTGCCAGTGAGGACTTGTTTATCGATATT TCCAATGTTGAAACTGGAAGATCCATCTACCAGATTCCATGCCGGGCTGCCATGAACAGTGTGGAATGGAATCCTAAGTACAACTTACTTGCATATGCTGGAGATGACAAAAACAAGTATCAGGCTGACGAAG GCGTTTTCCGGATATTTGGCTTTGAGAATGCATAG
- the LOC140834709 gene encoding KH domain-containing protein At5g56140-like — protein MMSSGRYMAYSPSQSAPHSPHISAAAGIRSASALVEQEKYLSELFAEKIKLNPFMAVLPNSYRLLDQEILRVSALLGNASVLEQSGLEHASPLASGGIYSNGGANVSIWASPFQSEMSSLAQPSSAQSWFGSHSQGSSSGLIVKQSIRVDVPVDQYPNFNFVGRLLGPRGNSLKRVEATTDCRVLIRGRGSIKDPVREEAMRGKTGFEHLNEPLHILVEAELPVEIIDARLMQAREILEDLLKPMDESQDFYKKQQLRELAMLNGTLRDEGSQMSGSVSPFNSSLGMKRAKTRG, from the exons ATGATGTCTTCTGGCAGGTACATGGCGTACTCACCGTCCCAATCAGCTCCTCACTCTCCACATATATCCGCGGCTGCCGGGATCCGCTCCGCCTCTGCTTTAGTGGAGCAGGAAAA GTATTTATCCGAGTTGTTTGCAGAAAAGATCAAACTCAATCCATTTATGGCTGTGCTACCAAATAGCTACCGGTTACTGGATCAAG AAATATTACGTGTATCTGCACTGTTGGGGAATGCATCAGTTTTAGAACAAAGTGGGCTTGAACATGCAAGCCCCCTGGCGTCAGGAGGAATATATTCAAATGGAGGAGCTAATGTGAGCATATGGGCATCACCATTTCAATCAGAA ATGTCGAGTTTGGCGCAGCCCTCTTCCGCACAGAGCTGGTTTGGTTCCCACTCCCAGGGTAGCTCATCAGGTCTTATCGTCAAGCAAAGCATACGTGTTGATGTTCCAGTGGATCAGTATCCTAAT TTCAATTTTGTTGGTCGTCTCCTTGGTCCAAGAGGGAACTCTTTGAAGCGAGTTGAAGCAACTACTGATTGTCGTGTTCTGATCAGAGGACGTGGCAGCATAAAGGATCCCGTGAGG GAAGAGGCAATGAGGGGAAAAACAGGATTTGAGCATCTTAACGAACCTCTCCACATACTTGTCGAGGCAGAACTTCCAGTTGAGATAATAGATGCGCGTCTGATGCAGGCACGTGAGATACTGGAAGATTTACTTAAGCCAATG GACGAATCTCAAGATTTTTATAAGAAGCAGCAGTTGCGAGAACTTGCTATGCTCAATGGCACTCTTCGGGACGAAGGCTCTCAAATGTCTGGCTCTGTATCCCCCTTCAACAGCAGCCTTGGAATGAAAAGGGCGAAAACTCGGGGGTAA
- the LOC140834712 gene encoding probable calcium-binding protein CML21: protein MGGAVVKGESPKASVQESKLETKIIEAMKRREVGGSTIKSLNTIILKFPKIDESLRKCKATFEEFDEDGNGAIDLQELKHCLNKMEISFTDEETNDLFEACDINEDMGMNFNEFIVLLCLVYLLKEDPTSKHTVSKKSCIGIPNLEATFETIVDAFVFLDKNKDGYVSKNEMVDAINETTSGERSSGRIAMKRFEEMDWDKNGTVNFKEFLFAFTSWVGIEDFEDEEEEDS from the exons ATGGGAGGTGCAGTTGTTAAGGGAGAGTCTCCTAAGGCTTCAGTACAAGAGTCGAAGCTCGAGACTAAAATAATCGAGGCCATGAAGAGGAGAGAAGTTGGAGGAAGCACCATAAAATCATTGAACACCATTATCTTAAAATTCCCAAAAATTGACGAAAGCTTAAGAAAGTGCAAAGCAACATTCGAAGAATTTG ACGAGGATGGAAATGGAGCAATAGATCTACAAGAACTGAAGCACTGTCTCAACAAGATGGAAATTAGTTTCACGGATGAGGAAACCAATGATCTCTTTGAGGCGTGTGATATAAATGAAGACATGGGAATGAACTTCAATGAATTTATTGTTCTTCTGTGTCTCGTCTACCTTCTGAAGGAAGATCCGACCTCAAAGCATACAGTTTCGAAA AAATCATGCATTGGAATACCTAATCTGGAGGCTACCTTTGAAACAATAGTGGATGCATTTGTGTTTTTGGACAAGAACAAGGATGGCTATGTGAGCAAGAACGAGATGGTTGATGCTATAAACGAAACTACTTCAGGGGAACGGTCTTCTGGGAGAATAGCCATGAAAAGATTTG AAGAGATGGACTGGGATAAAAATGGGACAGTGAACTTCAAGGAGTTTCTTTTTGCTTTTACTAGTTGGGTTGGGATCGAAGATTTTGAggacgaagaagaagaagattctTGA